In one Candidatus Eisenbacteria bacterium genomic region, the following are encoded:
- a CDS encoding cytochrome c3 family protein, which produces MDRSSARFLIGSLVLLAAALSLEGCGPARGVITSSGVTVPSAARGIPSSGPVQPIDFRHNIHAGQYRIPCLYCHAYADKSPVANIPAVSVCMNCHKFVNGSTPEFDKQIQSVRDYFTRGEPIPWVSVYRLPDHAFFNHKRHVKAGLECQACHGPVETMERVYKYSSLKMGWCVKCHKANLHNTKFAASIDCYTCHR; this is translated from the coding sequence ATGGATCGATCGTCGGCCCGTTTCCTGATCGGATCGCTTGTCCTACTGGCCGCGGCACTCTCCCTCGAGGGGTGTGGCCCCGCGCGCGGGGTCATTACTTCCTCCGGCGTGACCGTGCCTTCCGCCGCCCGCGGCATCCCGTCCTCCGGCCCGGTCCAGCCCATCGACTTCCGTCACAACATCCACGCGGGCCAGTACCGGATCCCGTGCCTGTACTGCCACGCCTACGCCGACAAGTCGCCGGTGGCGAACATTCCGGCCGTCTCCGTGTGCATGAACTGCCACAAGTTCGTGAACGGCTCCACGCCCGAGTTCGACAAGCAGATCCAGTCGGTGCGCGACTACTTCACGCGCGGCGAGCCGATCCCCTGGGTCAGCGTCTACCGTCTCCCGGACCACGCGTTCTTCAACCACAAGCGGCACGTGAAGGCCGGGCTGGAATGCCAGGCCTGTCACGGGCCGGTGGAGACGATGGAGCGGGTCTACAAGTACTCATCGCTGAAGATGGGCTGGTGCGTGAAGTGCCACAAGGCGAACCTCCACAACACGAAGTTCGCCGCCAGCATCGACTGTTACACCTGCCACAGGTGA
- a CDS encoding molybdopterin-dependent oxidoreductase, giving the protein MSDGLKRRDFLKLVGLGGAAVAAGCARRPAETVLPFSAQPEDIIPGIPTYYSSACRECPAGCGVVATTREGRVVKLEGNAEHPVNRGALCARGQAGLQSLYHPDRLRTPMQRDGATWKPVTWDQALGLLAVKARAAGARTAVVTGHETGAVDRLVGEWLAALGSNQRLRHEAYGHEALREATRLAFGRAVVPTHDFAKARVVFSLGADFLETWLNPVGAARGMADGRDGRADGARFVAFTSRQDLTAANADQVVSIQPGSEIAVALGLLHVITAEGLGERSAAAAAAAWDPATVEKHSGVPAEALRRLAREFAAARPGLAVAGGVASQGDNATGLCLAVHLLNAACGNVGATVNLDAAQRLEGLASLREMKALVDRMNAGGVDVLVMHGANPAFTLPASLGFAAALKKVGFKVSLARQMDETAELFDLVLPASHALESWDDAEPVTGVRNLLQPAMRPVFGTRSLGEIFFATGRQVGMALKQADFLGYLQDAWKPLHAAHGGGVDFDTFWTRTVQAGGLFSPPAASAARVLPGAGAFRFALPRLSGAEGDPALLVFPSALFYDGRDASKPWLQELPDPVSKVVWNSWLEVSPATAKALGVEQGDVVAVEGLEQRLEAPVLVYEGLRDDAVALPLGQGHTSLGRYAKGHGMNPFAALRPVLDEASGAPAYLQARVKLVKTGRHEKLTSVSYGTDQLDRGIAQLIPAAALATAKPPVPFGDAALETPYVPRYKKEYAKRPLSANPLNSGHRWGMAIDLDRCTGCSACVTACYAENNIMVVGRDEAHKHRVMSWIRIEKFYERRPDGSLEVRHLPMTCQQCDNAGCETVCPVYATYHNPEGINAQIYNRCIGTRYCSNNCPYRVRRFNYVPAEHPEPLNWQYNPEVTVRSKGVMEKCSFCIQRITAARDTAKDEGRDIRDGDVTPACAGTCPSQAIVFGNLDDPNSRVARLATNPRGYKVLEMLNMQPNVNYLKRVRRDAAKA; this is encoded by the coding sequence ATGTCCGACGGATTGAAGCGGCGCGATTTCCTGAAGCTGGTGGGCCTCGGCGGTGCGGCCGTGGCGGCAGGCTGTGCCCGGCGGCCCGCCGAGACGGTGCTCCCGTTCTCCGCGCAGCCCGAGGACATCATCCCCGGCATTCCCACGTATTACTCCAGCGCGTGCCGCGAGTGTCCGGCGGGCTGCGGGGTGGTGGCCACCACCCGCGAGGGTCGCGTCGTCAAGCTGGAGGGCAACGCGGAGCACCCGGTGAACCGGGGCGCGCTGTGCGCGCGCGGCCAGGCCGGCCTGCAGTCGCTGTACCACCCCGACCGGCTGCGCACCCCGATGCAGCGCGACGGCGCCACCTGGAAGCCCGTGACCTGGGACCAGGCGCTGGGCCTGCTGGCGGTGAAGGCGCGCGCCGCGGGGGCGAGGACCGCGGTGGTGACCGGCCACGAGACCGGCGCGGTGGACCGCCTGGTCGGCGAGTGGCTGGCGGCGCTGGGCTCCAACCAGAGGCTGCGCCACGAGGCATACGGTCACGAGGCATTGCGCGAAGCCACGCGGCTGGCGTTCGGGCGGGCGGTGGTGCCCACGCACGACTTCGCGAAGGCCCGCGTGGTGTTCTCGCTGGGCGCGGATTTCCTCGAGACCTGGCTGAACCCGGTGGGCGCGGCGCGCGGCATGGCCGACGGGCGCGACGGCCGCGCCGACGGCGCGCGCTTCGTGGCCTTCACCTCGCGCCAGGACCTCACCGCCGCCAACGCCGACCAGGTGGTTTCGATCCAGCCGGGCTCCGAGATCGCGGTGGCCCTGGGCCTGCTGCACGTGATCACCGCCGAGGGGCTGGGGGAGCGCTCCGCAGCGGCCGCGGCGGCCGCGTGGGACCCGGCCACGGTGGAGAAGCACTCCGGGGTGCCCGCCGAGGCGCTGCGCCGGCTGGCCCGCGAGTTCGCGGCGGCCCGCCCGGGCCTTGCGGTCGCCGGGGGCGTGGCCTCGCAGGGCGACAACGCCACCGGGCTGTGCCTGGCGGTGCACCTGCTCAACGCGGCCTGCGGCAACGTGGGCGCCACGGTGAACCTGGACGCCGCGCAGCGGCTCGAGGGCCTGGCGTCGCTGCGCGAGATGAAGGCGCTGGTGGACCGCATGAACGCGGGGGGTGTGGACGTGCTGGTGATGCACGGCGCCAACCCGGCGTTCACGCTGCCCGCCTCGCTGGGTTTTGCCGCGGCGCTCAAGAAGGTGGGCTTCAAGGTGAGCCTGGCCCGCCAGATGGACGAGACCGCCGAGCTGTTCGACCTGGTGCTCCCCGCCAGTCACGCGCTCGAGTCGTGGGATGACGCGGAGCCGGTGACGGGCGTGCGCAACCTGCTGCAGCCCGCGATGCGCCCGGTGTTCGGGACCCGCTCGCTGGGGGAGATCTTCTTCGCCACCGGCAGGCAGGTCGGCATGGCGCTCAAGCAGGCCGACTTCCTTGGCTACCTGCAGGACGCCTGGAAGCCGCTGCACGCCGCGCACGGCGGCGGCGTGGACTTCGACACATTCTGGACCCGCACGGTGCAGGCGGGCGGCCTCTTCAGCCCGCCAGCGGCCTCCGCGGCGCGCGTGCTGCCGGGCGCGGGGGCCTTCAGGTTCGCGCTGCCGCGACTCTCCGGCGCGGAGGGCGACCCGGCGCTGCTGGTGTTCCCCTCGGCGCTCTTCTACGACGGCCGCGATGCCTCCAAGCCGTGGCTGCAGGAGCTGCCCGACCCGGTCTCGAAGGTGGTGTGGAACTCGTGGCTGGAGGTGTCTCCGGCCACCGCGAAGGCGTTGGGCGTGGAGCAGGGCGACGTGGTGGCGGTGGAAGGACTGGAGCAGCGCCTCGAGGCGCCGGTCCTCGTCTACGAGGGGCTGCGCGACGACGCCGTGGCCCTGCCGCTGGGCCAGGGCCACACCAGCCTCGGCCGCTACGCCAAGGGCCACGGGATGAACCCGTTCGCCGCGCTGCGACCGGTGCTGGACGAGGCCTCGGGGGCGCCGGCCTATCTGCAGGCGCGGGTGAAGCTGGTGAAGACCGGCCGTCATGAGAAGCTGACCAGCGTTTCCTACGGGACCGACCAGCTGGACCGCGGCATCGCGCAGCTGATCCCGGCGGCGGCGCTGGCCACGGCGAAGCCGCCGGTGCCCTTCGGGGACGCCGCGCTGGAGACGCCGTACGTGCCGAGATACAAGAAGGAGTACGCCAAGCGGCCGCTGTCCGCGAACCCCCTCAACTCCGGGCACCGCTGGGGCATGGCCATCGACCTGGACCGCTGCACCGGCTGCAGCGCGTGCGTCACCGCCTGCTACGCGGAGAACAACATCATGGTGGTGGGCAGGGACGAGGCCCACAAGCACCGCGTGATGTCCTGGATCCGGATCGAGAAGTTCTACGAGCGGCGCCCCGACGGCTCGCTCGAGGTGCGCCACCTGCCCATGACCTGCCAGCAGTGCGACAACGCCGGCTGCGAGACGGTCTGCCCCGTGTACGCCACCTATCACAATCCCGAGGGCATCAACGCCCAGATCTACAACCGCTGCATCGGCACGCGGTACTGCTCCAACAACTGCCCGTACCGGGTGCGCCGGTTCAACTACGTGCCGGCCGAGCACCCCGAGCCGCTGAACTGGCAGTACAACCCCGAGGTCACGGTGCGCAGCAAGGGCGTGATGGAGAAGTGCAGCTTCTGCATCCAGCGGATCACCGCCGCTCGCGACACCGCCAAGGACGAGGGGCGCGACATCCGCGACGGCGACGTGACCCCCGCGTGCGCGGGCACCTGCCCGTCGCAGGC